The Orcinus orca chromosome 1, mOrcOrc1.1, whole genome shotgun sequence DNA window AAGGTTTCTCTCTGACATGAGTTCTCAGATGCTGGATCAGCCCAATGCTCTGGCTGAATGCTTTCTCACATACAccacattcatagggtttctccccagTATGAATTCTAACATGTTGAGTAAGAGATGATGGATGTCTGAAGGTTTTCCCGCATTCTTTACACTCATAGGGTTTCTCGCCGGTATGGATTCTCTGATGTGGAATAAGGGATGAACTTTGGctaaaggcttttccacattctttacatctgaaaggtttctctccagtatgaattctcatGTGTTCTGTAAGATGAATGAGctgtttgaagattttttcaCAAATATTACATTCAAAGGTTTTCATTCTTGTATAATTCCTTGAGTGATTAATCAAACCTAAATTGTATCTACTTTTCCTTCTAGATATGTCATATTTATGGTGTCTTTTTCTTGGAGGATCTATTGGTCCTGGAATAACTTTTGAGCACACATTAATACTTTTCACACATCTGTTAGATTCTTGGCCTCTCTCTTGTGTGAGTGTTTTCTTGTGGATCAAGGGGATTTGCCCTGCACCCATTCCTTGGTTCTCCTCGTGGTTTTCTAACTTATGACATTTGGAGTCCCTTCCCAATGTGGAAACCAAGGTGCTTCCTCTTGTGGACCTTTCCATCATCAGGTCATGGTGTAATTCTTCCCATGAGATGTCACTCTTTAAGATTGACTCTTTGGTTTCTGTTTCATCCTCCAAgtctgaaagaaatccaaaaatataaataactcatattcactgaactttaaaaaataaatggccaCAGTGAGAAcaggagggaaaaaatatatatatatactaggtACAGGAGGGTTGGACTGTCTTCAAATAGGATCCTGCCACCTAGAGAGCTGATGTGAAAGTAACAAGGTGGTCAACACAAAGAAGCTGTTAAAAGTATGTAAGGTGACTTTAAAAATTGGGAGGAGTTCATCCATGAGAATTGCAAGAGGAAATGGACTAAGATGAAAGCATCACTGGAAGGGCAAATATCAGAGATAAGACAAGGAGATAAGAATTCTAACATGATATCATCTCGAGCTTATATTTCtatgacaaaattttatttacttagaaaAATTTAAGTATCTCATACTCTGTGCAtgttaaaataaaacatcaaataaTATAGAAATGCATTCACTGAAAAAGGATAGCCTCTCTCAATCTCATCCCCATTTCCTTTAATCTCTTAGGATTTTGGAATGCATCTGTTCAGACATTTCTCAATAATATACACATGTGAATGTGTGCATTTGTGTATATATGGtcataaatatacatttctacCCAAAAAAGGGGATCATGGAATACATATAGTTTGGcatctggtttattttttaagctcAATTATATGTCTGTACATTTAGATTTATCTCATTCTTATTAACAATTGTACTACATTCTACTTACAAACATATTTGTTTGACTTTACTAAAAAATATTTAGGTTGTCTCTGATTTTTCACTTTGTCATTATATGTAAGTTTGTGTACACTCCTGTCAATGTTTCATAGGATTTACTAAAAAGAAAGTATTGGGTATGAGTATGTGGGCTATCACTGAATATGGGTGCCCCTCCCTGCAAACTCACTGGATTTTTATCAATCTTCATAATTTCTGCCTACATAAGAGGTGAAAAATGATTTCTTAATTTGTGACAAAACATTAATTACACTGTAAACTCTTAAAAGatagagaatatttattttatccataGTATACATGACACAGCATTTTTGGATGAGGGAGTTTCCTGGATTTTTACTCTCTATTCCTATCCAACTATTCTGGACCCTGTCATCCTAAAGCACCAATATTTCCAGTTCACGACAAAATCTTAGTCCCCAGAATGTCTAACCTCATTTTAGTAATAGCACATACAAAGTACTTGGTAATAGCTGAATAAATTTTGGAATGGACTCAAAAAGCAAGTAGAGATGTTTGGATTACTTACTATAGGGAATAAGAAGgcatttaacttttctttttagggtaaaaaaaagataaatgtgatATTTCAAGTGGTCAAATCTGGCAGTAACATTCAAAAtgattcagaaagaaaaggaagacatcaACAAATGCAACTAGAAATTATAGTAATTGGCATGGGATGATGGGAACCTGGCTTAGCAAGGTCAACAGAGATGAAGAGTAGAAGTGGACCTAGCAGGTAATATCAAAGAAAAAACCACGGAGAATGAGGGAAAAACATAATAGAAAGCATGATACATTCTTGCTGATACCATGATTTCTAGTCTCAGAGGCTAAAAGAACAGGAGGAGTCAGGATAAGAACTTTGTTTGAGAGAGAAGATAGCTTCTGTTTTTGGATATGCTGGGCTTGAAGTAACAACAGCATGTCTATATAGAGATGTCCCAAACACCAGGGATATGTGAGAACAGAGTTCATATGAACATATATGACAAAGATGAAAATATGGGGAATATAGATATCAAAGGGATAGTTGAGACCATCATAATGCATTTGTGGGAGTTTGTGCAGAAACAGAACAGCAGTGTAAAAGACAGAGTCTCCTCAGGGATTGTGGCAGAGACTGTTGGCCATTCTGAAATCTCTTCTCCCTACTTCTGGACACACAACTATACTATATTTCTCAATCTTCCTTGAATTTGATTGAGTGAAGTGACAAAGGTCTCCCCCATTAAGTGAATGAGAGTGAAAAGTGATGTTAGCCATTCCAGTCTGGCCCGTAAAAACCACCCAAATGAACCCCTCTGTGCTCTTCTTCTACTGCTGACCAAACTTAGTTGATGAGGAGGCCCTTGAGGATGATGGAACAACCATGTGGAAGGAATCTCTGTCCCTGAATTGTCAGGGGGAAAAGAACTGTCCATTGAACTAAACAGATCAATACATGAACAAGAAAGTTCTATTCTGTGTGAGCCAAACTTTAGAGTCTATATACTATAGTAGTTTAGCTTAGCCTAACAAAGGTGTCAATTATGTATCTGCATTAAAAAAGGAGACTGATGAGAAGCATTGAAGAAGCAATAAGGAGATAGAGGAGACAACAATTATTGAATTAGCTGGTGGAAGAAAAGATACCAAGAAGGTGGTGTGGTCTATATAACCTAATGCTGCCCTGCAGGACAGCACCATAAGAACACAAACTGtggcagcttccctggtggtgcagtggttaagaatccgcctgacaatgtgggggacatgggttcaagccctggtccaggaagatcccacatgccacgaagcaactaagcccgtgcgccacaactactgagcctgagctctagagcccacgagccacaactactgaagcccccgtgtcacaactactaaagcccatgcgcctagagcctgtgctccacaagagaagccaccgcaatgagaagcccgtgcaccaaaacgaagagtagaccccgctcgctgcaactagagaaagcccatgtgcagcaacaaagacccaatgcagccaaaaataaaataaataaaaatttaaaataaaaatgggttgtaatttaaaaaaaaaagaacacaaattgtGGAGTCAGAATGATTAGACAAATACTGATTCCCCAAGTAGTAGCTAAACAATCATGTACAGATTTCTTAACCTAAGAGCcttcttttcctcatttgtaagatggggttaaagtaggCACAGGACTCGCAGAAGCCAGCTTGGAAAACAGTGTCATTATTACTGTTACATTATTACTGAAGTTGAAGAAGACTATTAAAAGCCATTGGATTTGGTAAGAAGGAATTCTGTAGTGACTTCTACAAGAGTCATAAATTAtctgaaataaaagttaaattacaCAAGTTAAAAAGAGAATCAGAATTGAAGATATGGTCATAAAATAAGatttaggaaaaaattttaaatggaatcatcAGAGAAAGTGAAAGTCAGGATACAATAACATAAGGATCTGGTGAAGGGTACTGTCTTTATGAGGCGAGATCCATAGATAACTGAATGTACAGGAGAAAGAAACTATGATCAGGGTAAGGTTTAGAATGctggagaaagcaagaaaaccacAAATGTCAGGTCAGGAGAAATGGTGAAGGCCGCTAACCCTGATGAGAAAGGCATCTCTTTTCCTCTGACTCCAAAGAAACTAATGAGAAGAGGCAAGTGCAGGAAAGGGGGGACAGAGTGGTAATCAGGTTTCTTGCGGGTCTCACCCAGGTGGCTGCAACCTCCCCAGCGGCCTGAAGAAGCCTTTAAGCCGAACTCTCTGGCAAACATGACAAAGGCTCCATCTGCCTTGCTCTTACCTGGACTTGGACCTCCTGAAATCTCTCTCTCCAACAGCCATGGttcttctcccttctccaacTGGGAAATCACACCAGGTTTGGAAAGCTGATACCCTGCttgtgaagaagaagaaaactacaggtgcTGAGGTCAAAGAGGCATCCCAAGAATTTACAGATAGTTCTTTGTTATTCAGGCCTTCTGAAGGGTAGAGTagaaagaccagagcagaaaagACCACAGCAATCCTGACTTGATGTTCAGAAGGAATTAGAAATCTCTAACACAGAACCCAAAGACCAAGCATACCACTTAACTTAGAAATAAAGATTGTTATTCCAATAGACAGGTTCTAGTTACAAGGGGAACCCATCCTTACCCACTGAGACCAGGTTCCCATAGTTCTCCAGCATCACCTCCCGGTACAGATTCCGGTGAGCAGGGGCCAGCTGCCCCCACTCCTCCTGGGTGAAGTCCACAGATATGTCTTTGAAGGTTAACAGTTCCTAGAACATCAAATATGTTCCTTTTCAGCCAGAGTTAGGAAGTTGTTCTAACCTTGTCTAGATGCTAAGAGATTTTAGCCAAGTTTTCCTGgataccctctttttttttttttttttaaataaaagcaaatccATCATAGGGTTGGAGAAACACCACTCAGCAGAGATTCTCCTCAGGCTAGACAGGTCTAGTCTATGTCAGTCTGTATGTAAGGACTTAAATTTATGAGGTAGCCTGCCACATGTGGGAGCCCATCTCTGATGCAGGAAA harbors:
- the ZFP69B gene encoding zinc finger protein 69 homolog B isoform X1 produces the protein MFAGFLRVEDTRATVKPSISFLIKSGQAQSGLCELRYSSPERSAEVIMLQRLLITLPVETSTWVKLHHPKKATEGAPLWEDVTQMFEGEVLLSQDADETRGESFEDEVASGSLTAESQELLTFKDISVDFTQEEWGQLAPAHRNLYREVMLENYGNLVSVAGYQLSKPGVISQLEKGEEPWLLEREISGGPSPDLEDETETKESILKSDISWEELHHDLMMERSTRGSTLVSTLGRDSKCHKLENHEENQGMGAGQIPLIHKKTLTQERGQESNRCVKSINVCSKVIPGPIDPPRKRHHKYDISRRKSRYNLGLINHSRNYTRMKTFECNICEKIFKQLIHLTEHMRIHTGEKPFRCKECGKAFSQSSSLIPHQRIHTGEKPYECKECGKTFRHPSSLTQHVRIHTGEKPYECGVCEKAFSQSIGLIQHLRTHVREKPFTCKDCGKTFFQVRHLRQHEIIHTGVKPYICNVCSKTFSHSTYLTQHQRTHTGERPYKCKECGKAFSQRIHLSIHQRVHTGVKPYKCSYCGKAFRHDSSFAKHQRIHTGEKPYDCNECGKAFSCSSSLIRHCKTHLRNTFSNDM
- the ZFP69B gene encoding zinc finger protein 69 homolog B isoform X2, yielding MFAGFLRVEDTRATVKPSISFLIKSGQAQSGLCELRYSSPERSAEVIMLQRLLITLPVETSTWVKLHHPKKATEGAPLWEDVTQMFEGEVLLSQDADETRGESFEDEVASGSLTAESQELLTFKDISVDFTQEEWGQLAPAHRNLYREVMLENYGNLVSVGYQLSKPGVISQLEKGEEPWLLEREISGGPSPDLEDETETKESILKSDISWEELHHDLMMERSTRGSTLVSTLGRDSKCHKLENHEENQGMGAGQIPLIHKKTLTQERGQESNRCVKSINVCSKVIPGPIDPPRKRHHKYDISRRKSRYNLGLINHSRNYTRMKTFECNICEKIFKQLIHLTEHMRIHTGEKPFRCKECGKAFSQSSSLIPHQRIHTGEKPYECKECGKTFRHPSSLTQHVRIHTGEKPYECGVCEKAFSQSIGLIQHLRTHVREKPFTCKDCGKTFFQVRHLRQHEIIHTGVKPYICNVCSKTFSHSTYLTQHQRTHTGERPYKCKECGKAFSQRIHLSIHQRVHTGVKPYKCSYCGKAFRHDSSFAKHQRIHTGEKPYDCNECGKAFSCSSSLIRHCKTHLRNTFSNDM